The region CCCTTCTTCTTTTGttcctcttctctttctcttcggCCTACTCCTAAAAAATTTTCCTCTATTTctcactgtttaaatatatatatctatattcatatatatttatatgttgtcCATCTTTCACTGAGAGAGTGCTGTTTTTACACTGTTTCTACCATTGTAGTTGGTGTTGTCTTCTTCTTTCACACCAACAAAACAAACTGTTCAATATTTAGGAAAGCAAGAGTCCAAGAAGTTTGATTCAGTCTCACAACTCTCCATAACTTCCAAGAAAACATATGGATCTCTCTGGGGATGAAGTggatcaccatcatcatcattatcaacatcatcatcatcatcaacaacaacaacagcatcaTCAAATGGCAATCCCAATTATCCAAGAAACAAACCCTCCTCTCATCCTCCCTCCttacatcaacaacaacaacaacaacaacaacaacaacaacatcagcatgaagaagatgaagacagTGAAATACAAAGAGTGTCTCAAAAACCATGCAGCTTCCATTGGTGGCAATGCCACAGATGGCTGTGGAGAGTTCATGCCTAGTGGTGAAGAAGGCAGCCTTGAAGCCCTTAAATGCTCTGCATGCAACTGCCATAGAAACTTCCACAGAAAAGAAATTGAAGGCATGCATGACCACTCCTCCTCCTGCTCTGACCACTTACACTGCTACTACCCCCACCATTacaacaccaccaccaacaacaacagcaaacCAAGGAAGGGACTTCTCATCTCACAACACCAGATGATCATGCCATTGGGTGCCATCCACTCCTCAGACCAGTCTGACCATGAGATGCCAATGGCAAGACCTACCATGGCTATGAAAAAGAGATTCAGAACCAAGTTCAGTCCCCTTCagaaggagaagatgatggaCTTTGCTAACCAAGTTGGCTGGAAGTTACAGAAACAAGAAGAGAGCTTTGTCCAGCAATTCTGTCAAGAGATTGGTGTCAAGAGAAGAGTTCTCAAGGTTTGGATGCATAACAACAAGCACAACTTAGCCAAGAAGATCAATACTACTTGTGATgatcctccttcttcttcttctcctcctccactCCTtaatcctcctcctcctcctcctcctccattgcttgagtgatttctctctttttgttatctttcttcttctggtttaattttacttttagtTTTCTTATCTATGGTTCTTCAGTGTAGTAGTGCCATTAATAGACCAGTTCCCTctcattattatcttttatcttcttcttcttttttctatgCACTTCT is a window of Dioscorea cayenensis subsp. rotundata cultivar TDr96_F1 chromosome 5, TDr96_F1_v2_PseudoChromosome.rev07_lg8_w22 25.fasta, whole genome shotgun sequence DNA encoding:
- the LOC120260804 gene encoding zinc-finger homeodomain protein 4-like, whose amino-acid sequence is MDLSGDEVDHHHHHYQHHHHHQQQQQHHQMAIPIIQETNPPLILPPYINNNNNNNNNNNISMKKMKTVKYKECLKNHAASIGGNATDGCGEFMPSGEEGSLEALKCSACNCHRNFHRKEIEGMHDHSSSCSDHLHCYYPHHYNTTTNNNSKPRKGLLISQHQMIMPLGAIHSSDQSDHEMPMARPTMAMKKRFRTKFSPLQKEKMMDFANQVGWKLQKQEESFVQQFCQEIGVKRRVLKVWMHNNKHNLAKKINTTCDDPPSSSSPPPLLNPPPPPPPPLLE